From a region of the Heliangelus exortis chromosome 19, bHelExo1.hap1, whole genome shotgun sequence genome:
- the CDK2AP1 gene encoding cyclin-dependent kinase 2-associated protein 1 isoform X3, whose translation MNAEYFGLGQRRALGSCGSRRDFPLGAGSVHSPSTSMATSAQYRQLINDYGPPSLGYTQGMQGTSSSQVPQSKYAELLAIIEELGKEIRPTYAGSKSAMERLKRGIIHARGLVRECLAETERNARS comes from the exons ATGAATGCTGAATATTTTGGTCTTGGCCAACGGAGGGCTCTGGGCAGCTGTGGATCTCGCAGGGATTTTCCTCTGGGAG cTGGGAGTGTTCACTCTCCCTCCACAAGTATGGCAACATCTGCTCAGTACAGGCAGCTTATAAATGACTATGGACCCCCATCTCTAGGCTATACACAAGGGATGCAG GGTACCAGCAGCAGTCAAGTACCACAAAGCAAATATGCAGAGCTTCTTGCTATTATAGAAGAACTAGGAAAAGAGATCAGACCCACATACGCTGGGAGTAAAAGTGCCATGGAGAGGCTAAAAAGAG GCATTATTCATGCTAGAGGATTAGTCCGGGAATGCCTGGCTGAGACGGAGCGAAACGCAAGATCCTAG
- the CDK2AP1 gene encoding cyclin-dependent kinase 2-associated protein 1 isoform X4 has translation MATSAQYRQLINDYGPPSLGYTQGMQGTSSSQVPQSKYAELLAIIEELGKEIRPTYAGSKSAMERLKRGIIHARGLVRECLAETERNARS, from the exons ATGGCAACATCTGCTCAGTACAGGCAGCTTATAAATGACTATGGACCCCCATCTCTAGGCTATACACAAGGGATGCAG GGTACCAGCAGCAGTCAAGTACCACAAAGCAAATATGCAGAGCTTCTTGCTATTATAGAAGAACTAGGAAAAGAGATCAGACCCACATACGCTGGGAGTAAAAGTGCCATGGAGAGGCTAAAAAGAG GCATTATTCATGCTAGAGGATTAGTCCGGGAATGCCTGGCTGAGACGGAGCGAAACGCAAGATCCTAG
- the MTRFR gene encoding mitochondrial translation release factor in rescue: MNVPSLFHFLWNVQTSLWRPWILRKREFSLSRAPFLQAAGKKNSSNLLELPEADLREQFVRGDGPGGQATNKTNNCVVLKHIPSGIVVKCHQTRSVEQNRKIAREILQEKVDLFYKGEDSEVFKEKKASEKKKQERKRRARVNLERKKHFKEMQQLGQQPHHLPPRSDLDQ; the protein is encoded by the exons ATGAATGTTCCAAGTTTATTTCACTTCTTATGGAACGTCCAAACATCATTATGGAGACCCTGGATTTTGAGGAAGAGGGAATTTTCTCTGTCCAGAGCACCCTTCCTTCAGGCAGCAGGAAAGAAGAACTCTTCCAATCTCCTTGAACTGCCTGAGGCAGATTTAAGAGAACAATTTGTAAGAGGTGATGGCCCAGGAGGCCAAGCCACAAATAAGACAAACAACTGTGTTGTCTTGAAGCATATTCCATCAGGGATTGTAGTGAAG tgtCATCAAACAAGATCAGTGGAGCAGAACCGAAAGATAGCCAGAGAAATCCTGCAGGAAAAAGTTGACCTTTTCTACAAAGGTGAAGACAGTGAggtttttaaagagaagaaagcatcagagaagaaaaagcaagagagaaaaagaagagcaaggGTAAACCTAGAAAGGAAGAAGCATTTCAAAGAGATGCAACAACTGG GGCAGCAGCCTCACCACCTGCCACCACGTTCTGACCTTGACCAGTGA